A genome region from Psychrobacter jeotgali includes the following:
- the hemB gene encoding porphobilinogen synthase, whose amino-acid sequence MSYTFNRQFPETRLRRLRYNDNVRAMIREVELHPKHFIAPVFVLEGKNQREKIASMPGVERLSIDLLIDYAKELLSEGVTTIDIFPVIDNSLKTPDGKAAYDANGLTARAVAAVKDAVPEMVVMTDVALDPYTSHGQDGLLDDSGYVVNDATVEVLVKQALVHARAGADIISPSDMMDGRIKAMRDAFEGEGFVNTAIMAYSAKYASAYYGPFRDAVGSAGNLKGGHKKQYQMDFGNRAEALHEVAMDINEGADMVMIKPGQPYLDLIREVKDTFGVPTFAYQVSGEYAMHMAAIENGWLSEAVILESLIGFRRAGADGILTYFALEAARQLNNS is encoded by the coding sequence ATGTCTTATACCTTTAATCGTCAATTTCCTGAAACTCGCTTACGTCGCTTGCGTTATAACGACAATGTGCGTGCTATGATTCGTGAAGTTGAGCTGCACCCCAAACACTTTATTGCTCCTGTATTTGTGTTAGAAGGTAAAAACCAGCGCGAAAAAATTGCCAGTATGCCAGGCGTTGAGCGTTTATCTATTGATCTATTGATTGATTACGCCAAAGAGTTGTTGAGCGAGGGCGTCACTACTATCGATATCTTCCCAGTCATTGATAATTCATTAAAGACGCCTGATGGTAAAGCCGCTTATGATGCCAATGGTCTAACTGCCCGTGCCGTAGCCGCTGTAAAAGATGCCGTACCTGAAATGGTGGTTATGACTGATGTAGCATTAGACCCTTATACTTCACACGGTCAGGACGGCTTGCTCGATGATAGCGGTTATGTGGTCAATGACGCTACGGTGGAAGTCTTGGTCAAACAAGCCTTAGTACATGCTCGTGCTGGCGCTGATATCATCTCACCAAGTGATATGATGGACGGCCGTATCAAAGCTATGCGCGATGCTTTTGAAGGTGAAGGTTTTGTCAATACCGCTATTATGGCCTACTCTGCCAAGTATGCCTCTGCTTATTATGGCCCGTTCCGTGATGCGGTCGGCAGTGCGGGCAATCTAAAGGGTGGGCATAAAAAACAGTATCAAATGGACTTTGGTAACCGCGCCGAAGCTTTGCATGAAGTCGCTATGGATATCAATGAAGGCGCTGATATGGTGATGATCAAACCCGGTCAGCCCTACCTTGATCTGATTCGTGAGGTCAAGGATACCTTTGGGGTACCCACCTTTGCCTACCAAGTTTCTGGTGAATACGCTATGCACATGGCCGCTATTGAAAATGGCTGGCTCAGTGAAGCAGTTATCCTAGAATCACTCATTGGCTTTCGCCGTGCCGGTGCCGACGGTATTTTGACTTATTTTGCGTTAGAAGCCGCACGTCAGCTGAATAATAGCTAA
- a CDS encoding efflux transporter outer membrane subunit, translating into MSFRSFFIRNSVGAAVDSSTAPRITTGQLLTPSTLISANSSKARKSGRLLSLSVLAISMAACNTIPKADTRPVLAEPNIPINQAYDSSTLDQETVSSAEQPSIANQRWQNFYSDERLKGLIALGLENNKSFENARLAIEKARAQYRITDINDLPTINGQADYSRQSQYSQGIPGVRSGSRQTTDSYNVNLGLASYELDFWGRIDSLKDQALQNFLATTAAKDSTQISLISNIAQSYANLSYSLAQLKLAEATVESRERSLFIADKRFEAGIDPKLPSLQASASLEDARLAVLRAQSSILTARNALQYLIGAPIPGELIPAPAVSNITSQEIFSTGLPSELLRYRPDVLQAEYNLKAAGANIAVARAAYFPTISLASSVGVRSDSLSNLFESDSFGWSFGPNISVPIFDAGRLDANYDVAKIEREQSLTNYEDSIQTAFREVSDVLATRATLGEQLRTQYRLQDNFDQTYQIADARFRAGISNYLDVLDAQRSLFATQQGILDLELQKLISQVELYQALGGGANLDVPSIIPVPQYTNLARIANVSANSPEAKAAYAVDAASSARVTSPQEATDIKQSKAPATATFEPKAVVDLNNDGKADAAVGVLTEETPVEQVPSTQIIEP; encoded by the coding sequence ATCCTTTTTCATCCGCAACTCAGTAGGTGCGGCAGTAGATTCTTCTACTGCCCCACGTATTACTACAGGTCAGTTGTTAACACCTTCCACCCTTATTAGCGCTAATTCGTCAAAGGCCCGTAAGTCTGGACGCCTTTTGAGCTTGAGTGTATTAGCAATCAGTATGGCTGCTTGTAACACTATTCCAAAAGCAGATACTCGTCCGGTGCTTGCTGAGCCTAACATTCCTATCAATCAAGCATATGATTCTAGTACGCTTGATCAGGAAACGGTCAGCTCAGCCGAGCAGCCGAGTATCGCCAATCAACGTTGGCAAAACTTTTATAGCGATGAGCGCTTAAAAGGTTTGATTGCCCTAGGCCTTGAGAACAACAAAAGCTTTGAAAATGCTCGTCTCGCTATTGAAAAAGCGCGCGCACAATATCGAATTACTGATATTAATGACTTACCGACGATTAATGGTCAAGCCGATTATTCGAGGCAAAGTCAGTATTCTCAAGGTATTCCAGGCGTACGCTCTGGCAGTAGACAAACCACTGACAGCTATAACGTCAATTTAGGCCTTGCCAGCTATGAGCTGGACTTTTGGGGTAGAATTGATAGCCTGAAAGATCAGGCGCTGCAGAACTTTTTGGCAACAACGGCTGCCAAAGATTCTACTCAAATCAGCCTTATCAGTAATATTGCGCAAAGCTATGCCAACTTAAGTTATAGCTTAGCCCAATTAAAACTAGCAGAAGCGACGGTTGAGAGTCGTGAGCGCTCATTATTTATTGCTGACAAGCGTTTTGAAGCGGGTATTGATCCCAAGCTTCCTTCTTTACAGGCAAGCGCTTCTCTTGAAGATGCCAGACTTGCGGTACTACGTGCTCAAAGTAGTATTTTGACCGCACGTAATGCGCTCCAGTATCTGATAGGCGCTCCTATTCCTGGTGAGCTTATTCCGGCACCTGCTGTTAGTAATATCACCTCTCAGGAGATATTCAGTACTGGACTACCAAGCGAGCTGTTACGCTATCGCCCAGATGTATTGCAGGCGGAGTATAACCTAAAAGCAGCAGGAGCCAATATTGCGGTTGCACGTGCCGCCTACTTCCCAACCATTAGCTTGGCCAGTAGCGTTGGTGTGCGTAGCGATAGTCTAAGCAATTTATTTGAAAGTGATTCATTCGGTTGGTCATTTGGCCCTAATATTAGCGTGCCTATTTTTGATGCAGGCCGCTTAGATGCCAACTATGACGTTGCCAAGATTGAACGTGAACAATCGCTCACCAACTATGAAGACTCTATCCAAACGGCATTCCGTGAAGTCTCTGATGTGTTAGCGACCCGAGCAACTTTAGGTGAGCAGCTCAGAACCCAGTATCGTTTGCAAGATAACTTTGATCAGACTTATCAGATTGCTGACGCGCGCTTTAGAGCTGGTATCTCAAACTATCTAGACGTTCTTGATGCACAGCGTTCACTATTCGCTACTCAACAAGGCATCCTGGATTTAGAGCTACAGAAGCTCATTAGCCAAGTCGAGCTTTATCAAGCGCTTGGCGGCGGTGCCAACCTTGATGTGCCGAGTATCATCCCTGTACCTCAATACACCAACTTAGCACGGATTGCCAATGTCTCTGCTAACAGTCCAGAGGCAAAAGCAGCTTATGCTGTTGACGCTGCGAGCTCAGCACGCGTTACTTCACCTCAAGAAGCTACGGACATCAAACAATCCAAAGCACCAGCAACAGCTACCTTTGAACCCAAAGCGGTCGTTGATCTAAATAACGATGGTAAAGCTGATGCCGCCGTTGGCGTACTGACTGAAGAAACCCCGGTAGAGCAAGTTCCCTCTACTCAAATCATTGAGCCTTAA